Within Thermus sp. CCB_US3_UF1, the genomic segment TCCTTGAGGGCGGCCAGGGCCTTCACCTTGGGGTTAGCGGGGCTTTGGATCCGCATGGAGGCGCACCTCGAGGCCGGCTACCTTGGGGCCTTGCAGCTCCAAGGCAAGGCCCTCCACCTGGGGAAGCTCCTCCAGGAGGCGGGAGAGGCGGAGGAGGATCTCCTGGTAGGGTCCGGGCTCCACCTTTCCCGCCAGGGGGGCCAGGAGCTCCTTGGCATCCCCCTCCGTGAGGGGGGAGAGCCGTTGCCCCAGCACCTGGTCCCCTAAGGGGGTGGGGAGGAGGAGGGTGAGGACGGGGCCGAAAAGGGGGTGGGGTTCCGCCTTGAGCCGGAGGGTAAGCCCCCCTTCCTCCCCGTCCAAGGGAAGGCCAAAGGCCTGGAGAAGGGCCTTGGCCTCCTCGAGGCCCAGGTGTTTCTTCCCCTCTAGGAGTTTCCGGGCCTCTTCCAAGCGGAGGTCGGGGAAGTCAGGGAAGCGCAAGGGCTCTTCCCGCCACACCCGGTAGGCCCAGGCCCGGGCCAGGGCGATGGCCGCGGACTCGGGGAAGCGGTAGAGGGCGGCCTTGCCCAAAACCCGGGCCCGCACCCCGGGGGAGCCCATGGCGCAGGCCAGGAGGAGCTTCTCCCCTTCTGCCCGCTCCACCAACCCCAGGAACTCCTCCTCGCTGGCGAAGCCCATGGGCACGAAGAGGAGGAAAACGCTTCCCGCCTCGCTTGCCATGGCCTCTTTTAGGGCGTGGGCGAAATCCTCGGCCCGGGCGGTGGAGCCCAGGTCCACGTGCTCCACCGCAAGCCCCCCTTCCTGCAGGGCCTCCAGGGCCAGGTTGGAGGGACCGGAGGCGTTGGAGATGAGGCGCACCCGGGGGTTCTCCGGCAAGCGGCCCAGGGAGAGGAGGGCGGCCACGTCAAAGGCCTCCTCCAGGTCGTTGGCCCGGATCACCCCGGCCTGGGCGAAGAGGGCCCGCACCAGGGGGTCGCGGGAGGGGTGGACGGCCAGGATGGGCTTCCGCTTGCCGATGCGCCGCGCCAGGCGGGAGAAGCGGCGGGGGTTGCCGAAGCCCTCCAGGTAGAGGAGGATCACCCCGGTGCGCTCGTCCTCCTCCCAAAACTGCAGGAGGTCGTTGGAGGAGAGGTCGGCCTTGGCCCCCAAGGAGACGAAGGAGGCGATGCCCAGGCCCATCCCTTCGGCGTAGGCCATCACCGCCCGCCCCAGGGTGCCGGACTGGCTGGAGATGGCCAAGGGGCCG encodes:
- a CDS encoding GNAT family N-acetyltransferase, which gives rise to MGYVPAPTPQYGLEEGPVLLKDGRTALLRRAGPKDLALFVAFLKRLSPESLRMRFFSPISPEKAAELLLSAKPEEEKVTLIVLAGDPPRIVATGEYVRVKGEDTAEVAFLVDDAYQGKGLGTLLLERLALIAAKRGVRRFQAFTLAENRQMLGVFMESGFEVRAHREGGEVEVEFEILLEEKAAERFEWREKVSTIASLHPFFFPRGVAVVGASRDPESIGYRVLENLIFGRFQGPVYPVNEAIGQEGGTVGPLLAYPSVESIPGPVDLAVIAVPKERVLGALEACGRRGVRGAIVLTTGFSPQEAKALADRARRFGMRLLGPGSLGLVHTHPEARLAAGLAPLPKPGPLAISSQSGTLGRAVMAYAEGMGLGIASFVSLGAKADLSSNDLLQFWEEDERTGVILLYLEGFGNPRRFSRLARRIGKRKPILAVHPSRDPLVRALFAQAGVIRANDLEEAFDVAALLSLGRLPENPRVRLISNASGPSNLALEALQEGGLAVEHVDLGSTARAEDFAHALKEAMASEAGSVFLLFVPMGFASEEEFLGLVERAEGEKLLLACAMGSPGVRARVLGKAALYRFPESAAIALARAWAYRVWREEPLRFPDFPDLRLEEARKLLEGKKHLGLEEAKALLQAFGLPLDGEEGGLTLRLKAEPHPLFGPVLTLLLPTPLGDQVLGQRLSPLTEGDAKELLAPLAGKVEPGPYQEILLRLSRLLEELPQVEGLALELQGPKVAGLEVRLHADPKPR